From Candidatus Paceibacterota bacterium, one genomic window encodes:
- a CDS encoding PmoA family protein, translated as MVKRRITRLATGITLLLLVPTACSASLNSSARKSTGVQITQLDDRLRVEINGQLFTEYYFKDVPRPYCYPLIGPGGLAMTRDWPMKSTPGEAQDHPHHRSLWFAHGAVNGHDFWSEQKAFGKTVHEAFLKVKSGNKAGVIRERNRWVAANGDVVCKDERTLRFHALKSSSERILDFEITLLASNGDLTLGDTKEGTMAVRIAETMRLKGNLAQGHIVNSAGVRDGDTWGKRADWCDYYGPVQGKTVGIAIFDHPKNPRHPTWWHVRDYGLFAANPFGRHDFEKLSNRTAGDLVVPAGKSVTFRYRFYLHEGDYQQADVAAKYKHYAK; from the coding sequence ATGGTCAAGCGCCGCATTACCCGGCTTGCCACCGGCATTACCTTGTTGCTACTCGTGCCTACTGCGTGCTCCGCCAGCTTGAACTCTTCTGCTCGAAAGAGCACCGGCGTCCAAATCACCCAGTTGGACGACCGGCTCCGCGTCGAGATCAACGGTCAGCTCTTCACCGAATACTACTTCAAAGACGTCCCCCGCCCTTACTGCTATCCGCTCATCGGCCCCGGCGGCTTGGCTATGACTCGCGATTGGCCGATGAAAAGCACCCCCGGAGAAGCGCAGGACCACCCTCATCACCGCTCACTTTGGTTCGCACACGGCGCGGTCAACGGGCATGACTTCTGGTCCGAACAGAAGGCTTTCGGCAAGACTGTCCACGAGGCCTTCCTAAAGGTCAAATCCGGCAACAAAGCAGGCGTGATCCGCGAGCGGAATAGGTGGGTCGCCGCTAATGGCGACGTCGTGTGCAAGGACGAGCGCACCTTGCGCTTCCACGCGCTGAAAAGCTCCAGCGAGCGGATCCTTGACTTTGAGATTACCCTGCTCGCCTCGAACGGTGACTTGACTCTCGGCGATACCAAGGAAGGCACCATGGCCGTGCGCATCGCCGAGACCATGCGCCTTAAGGGCAACCTCGCGCAAGGCCACATCGTCAACAGCGCCGGGGTGCGCGACGGCGACACATGGGGCAAACGGGCAGATTGGTGCGATTATTACGGGCCGGTCCAAGGCAAAACCGTCGGCATCGCCATTTTCGACCATCCGAAGAACCCGCGCCATCCTACTTGGTGGCACGTGCGCGATTACGGCCTGTTTGCTGCCAATCCTTTCGGCCGCCACGATTTTGAAAAACTCTCCAACCGGACCGCCGGTGACCTCGTCGTTCCCGCCGGCAAGAGCGTCACTTTTCGCTATCGCTTTTACCTGCACGAAGGCGATTACCAGCAAGCCGACGTTGCCGCCAAATACAAGCACTACGCGAAATGA
- a CDS encoding Gfo/Idh/MocA family oxidoreductase, with translation MNKLNRRDFLKTSIFTTASLSLLPALGADNTARNEQRRTVASRITGANSDVRFAVVGFGGRGTSHINDLREVPGTRLVALCDVDRGILDREARKCLDRGEQIETYTDIRKLLESKNIDVVGFATPNHWHALGAIWAMQAGKDVYVEKPVSHNVWEGRRIVEVARQLNRIVQTGTQSRSSSGIREGIAWVREGHIGKILRARGFCYKRRPSIGKADGPQPIPPEIDYDLWCGPAPKEPLMRKKLHYDWHWVWPTGNGDLGNQGIHQMDMARWALGETALSPRVLSVGGRFGYVDDGTTPNTMIVFHDYPTAPLIFEVRGLPSSANSGNMDKYRGVDVGVVVDCEGGAMTIPTGSSAKILDKDGAEIKKFSGNSSHFANFIDAVRSRKFSDLTADILEGHLSSALCHTGNISYRLGNTQQPGQIHDAVKGNPDLAEVLGRMEEHLAANAVDLKKTPATLGAVLKMNPKTERFIGNRKANQQLTRDYRKPFVVPARI, from the coding sequence ATGAACAAACTTAACCGTCGCGATTTCCTCAAAACCTCGATCTTCACCACTGCCTCCCTCAGCCTATTGCCGGCCCTGGGTGCCGACAACACCGCCAGGAACGAGCAGCGAAGAACCGTCGCCTCCCGCATTACCGGCGCCAACAGCGATGTCCGTTTCGCCGTCGTCGGATTTGGCGGGCGCGGCACCAGTCACATCAACGATCTACGCGAGGTCCCTGGCACCCGCTTGGTGGCACTGTGCGATGTGGACCGCGGTATACTCGACCGAGAGGCCAGGAAATGCCTTGACCGCGGGGAGCAGATTGAGACGTACACCGACATCCGCAAGCTCCTCGAAAGCAAGAACATTGATGTCGTAGGATTCGCCACGCCCAACCACTGGCACGCGCTGGGCGCCATCTGGGCGATGCAGGCCGGCAAGGACGTTTATGTGGAGAAACCGGTCTCCCACAACGTGTGGGAGGGCAGGCGAATCGTCGAGGTGGCCCGCCAGCTCAATCGCATCGTGCAGACCGGCACGCAGTCCCGCTCCAGCAGCGGCATCCGGGAGGGTATCGCGTGGGTACGCGAAGGGCACATTGGCAAGATCCTTCGAGCGCGGGGCTTCTGCTACAAGCGCCGCCCCAGCATCGGCAAAGCGGACGGTCCGCAACCGATTCCGCCCGAGATTGATTACGATCTGTGGTGCGGCCCCGCGCCCAAGGAACCGCTGATGCGCAAGAAACTCCACTACGACTGGCACTGGGTCTGGCCAACCGGTAACGGCGACCTGGGCAACCAAGGCATCCACCAGATGGACATGGCTCGCTGGGCCTTGGGCGAAACCGCGCTTTCCCCACGCGTGCTGAGCGTCGGCGGCCGGTTCGGCTACGTGGACGATGGCACCACCCCTAACACCATGATTGTCTTTCACGATTACCCGACCGCCCCGCTCATCTTCGAAGTCCGCGGCCTGCCGTCCAGTGCCAACTCCGGGAACATGGACAAATACCGCGGCGTGGATGTTGGCGTCGTCGTTGACTGCGAGGGCGGTGCCATGACTATTCCCACCGGCAGCAGCGCCAAGATCCTGGACAAGGATGGCGCTGAGATTAAGAAGTTCTCAGGAAACTCCAGCCATTTTGCCAACTTTATCGACGCCGTCCGCAGCCGCAAGTTCAGTGACTTGACCGCCGATATCCTGGAAGGCCACCTCTCGAGTGCGCTTTGCCACACCGGCAATATCTCCTATCGCCTCGGCAATACCCAGCAACCCGGGCAAATCCACGACGCCGTCAAAGGCAATCCAGACCTGGCTGAAGTTCTGGGCCGCATGGAAGAGCACCTCGCCGCCAACGCCGTTGACCTCAAGAAGACCCCGGCCACCCTCGGCGCAGTCCTCAAGATGAACCCGAAGACCGAGCGGTTCATCGGCAATCGCAAAGCCAACCAACAACTGACCCGCGACTACCGGAAGCCCTTCGTAGTGCCGGCCCGGATCTGA
- a CDS encoding SDR family oxidoreductase, with translation MNILEQFSLQDKVVVLTGGGGLYGRQLTAALAEAGAKLVLASRNQARLQEIACAQVQRGYSVACESLDQGDEGSVLALRDKVLREFGRVDGLVNNAVLRPMKSLDAPVSAWDESLRVNATGVFLMTRAFGEAMLERRAGSIVNVGSMMGVVGPSPEFYEGTGMGTPAPDYFFHKAGMINLTRYFASVFGARDIRVNCVSPGGYFTHQPEPFLQRYNRRTMLGRMAGDTDLGGAVVFLLSDASRYVTGVNLPVDGGYTAK, from the coding sequence ATGAACATCCTCGAACAATTCAGTCTGCAGGACAAAGTGGTCGTCTTAACCGGCGGCGGCGGCCTTTACGGGCGCCAGCTCACCGCTGCGCTAGCCGAAGCTGGCGCGAAGCTCGTCCTCGCTTCTCGCAACCAGGCTCGGCTGCAGGAAATCGCCTGCGCACAGGTTCAGCGTGGGTACTCCGTCGCCTGTGAATCGCTGGATCAGGGGGACGAAGGCTCGGTCCTTGCCTTGCGCGACAAGGTGCTGCGGGAGTTTGGCCGGGTGGACGGCCTGGTCAACAACGCCGTGCTGCGTCCAATGAAGAGTCTGGACGCACCGGTGTCCGCCTGGGACGAATCGCTCCGCGTTAATGCCACAGGCGTCTTCCTAATGACCCGGGCGTTTGGCGAAGCCATGCTGGAGCGGCGGGCTGGCAGCATTGTGAACGTTGGCTCCATGATGGGCGTAGTGGGGCCAAGCCCTGAGTTCTACGAAGGCACCGGCATGGGCACACCCGCGCCGGATTACTTCTTCCACAAAGCCGGTATGATCAACCTCACCCGCTATTTCGCCAGCGTGTTCGGGGCGCGCGACATCCGAGTGAACTGCGTGTCGCCAGGCGGTTACTTCACCCATCAGCCCGAGCCATTCCTGCAACGGTACAACCGCCGAACCATGCTGGGCCGGATGGCCGGCGACACCGACTTGGGCGGCGCGGTGGTATTCCTGCTAAGCGATGCATCGCGCTATGTCACCGGTGTCAATCTGCCAGTGGACGGTGGCTACACGGCAAAATAA
- a CDS encoding NTP transferase domain-containing protein — translation MSKSESPLKLELKAVILAGGTKVAPGDQPMVLQRLGDRTILDYVVANARQLVAADDLYVVVGYRQDEVRAQQGDHCRYVVQSEPMGTGHAVQQLAPVLRGYQGNLLILYGDTPLFRPASIRGLLNRHALRQAHLTLLTAISARPLPYGRIIRDAGGRIVDIIEETEASAAVREIHELNVGAYMVSAPAIFSVLQHLSPAPDGKYQLTDCVHELIRSGLRVESYQICDPDEIQGVNTREDLEQAEFILQKRLFRPRREEEQHQVAFGTGGWRAVIGEGFTLHNVRRLSQALANEITRRGEEKRGVLVGYDRRFLSDRAGDAAAEVFAGNNIPVTLLSEDAPTPLVTYATAVQNAAYGLAFTASHNPPEWNGLKVFHGDGSLLLDDETQKIQAETNRLALEEVIKIDLDIALESGLVKRKDFTNEYVDAVEALIDLNAIRQAGLKVIVDPMYGVGQLTLGTILTEARCRVTFIHERHNPLFGGRSPAPNLDALRLLATHVVEDRYDLGLATDGDADRIAIVDERGEYITINDILLLVYWYMHEIRGEKGGVVRNLATTHLLDRLAESFGEQCIEVPVGFKHIAGAMVAHNAVLGGESSGGLTIRGHILGKDGIFASALIVEMLARTREKISQLRRRVYDLTGRLYSLEDNIPSTSEMRVAVPRRLVQTPPAQIGPCPVVKISHADGTKFYLGNDNWALVRFSGTEPILRLFVEADSPEKASALIQHLREFVTK, via the coding sequence ATGAGCAAATCGGAATCGCCATTGAAGCTTGAATTAAAAGCCGTAATCCTTGCCGGGGGGACGAAGGTGGCCCCGGGGGACCAACCGATGGTTTTGCAGCGGCTGGGCGACCGCACCATTTTGGACTATGTCGTGGCCAACGCACGCCAATTGGTTGCCGCCGACGATCTCTACGTGGTGGTTGGCTACCGGCAGGACGAGGTGCGCGCCCAACAGGGAGATCATTGCCGCTATGTTGTGCAGTCCGAGCCAATGGGCACCGGCCACGCGGTGCAGCAACTGGCGCCCGTACTCAGAGGTTATCAGGGCAATTTGTTGATCCTGTATGGCGACACCCCGCTGTTCCGGCCAGCGTCCATCCGCGGGTTGCTGAACCGGCACGCCCTGCGCCAGGCACACCTGACGCTGCTGACGGCGATCTCCGCCCGGCCTTTGCCGTACGGACGCATTATCCGCGATGCCGGCGGCCGCATCGTGGATATCATCGAGGAGACAGAGGCCTCAGCGGCCGTGCGCGAGATTCACGAACTGAATGTCGGCGCCTACATGGTGTCCGCGCCAGCGATTTTCTCCGTGCTGCAGCATCTCTCGCCCGCGCCGGACGGAAAGTATCAACTGACCGATTGTGTGCATGAACTCATCCGCTCCGGGCTGCGGGTTGAGAGCTACCAGATTTGCGATCCGGACGAGATCCAGGGCGTCAACACGCGCGAGGACCTGGAGCAGGCAGAGTTCATTCTGCAAAAGCGCCTCTTTCGGCCGCGCCGCGAGGAGGAACAACACCAAGTGGCGTTTGGGACGGGCGGCTGGCGGGCGGTTATCGGCGAGGGTTTCACGCTGCACAATGTGCGGCGTTTGTCACAGGCACTCGCCAACGAGATCACGCGCCGGGGAGAGGAAAAGCGGGGTGTGCTGGTCGGCTATGACCGCCGTTTCCTCTCAGATCGCGCCGGCGACGCCGCTGCGGAGGTGTTTGCAGGCAACAACATCCCGGTGACGCTGCTGAGCGAAGATGCGCCTACGCCGCTCGTTACCTACGCGACGGCGGTGCAGAATGCGGCTTACGGCCTGGCCTTCACCGCCAGCCACAATCCGCCCGAATGGAACGGCCTCAAGGTCTTCCACGGCGATGGCTCGCTGCTGTTGGATGACGAGACGCAGAAGATTCAGGCCGAGACTAACCGGCTGGCGTTGGAAGAGGTCATCAAGATTGACCTGGACATTGCGCTTGAGAGCGGCCTCGTCAAACGAAAGGACTTCACGAACGAATACGTGGACGCGGTCGAGGCCTTGATTGATCTGAACGCCATCCGGCAGGCCGGGCTCAAGGTGATTGTTGATCCGATGTACGGCGTGGGACAGCTCACGCTGGGCACGATCCTTACCGAAGCGCGCTGCCGGGTGACGTTCATCCACGAGCGCCACAATCCGCTGTTCGGGGGACGCTCGCCAGCCCCGAACCTGGACGCGTTGCGGCTGCTGGCCACGCACGTGGTGGAAGATCGTTACGACCTCGGCCTGGCCACGGATGGCGACGCGGATCGCATCGCCATCGTGGACGAGCGCGGGGAGTACATCACAATTAACGATATCCTGCTGCTGGTGTACTGGTACATGCACGAGATTCGCGGGGAGAAGGGTGGCGTTGTGCGCAACCTGGCCACGACGCACCTGCTGGACCGGCTAGCGGAGAGTTTTGGCGAGCAGTGCATCGAAGTGCCGGTCGGTTTCAAACACATTGCCGGCGCGATGGTCGCCCACAATGCCGTGCTGGGAGGGGAGTCGAGCGGAGGGTTGACGATTCGCGGGCACATTCTGGGCAAAGACGGCATCTTCGCCTCGGCGCTGATCGTTGAAATGCTCGCCCGCACCCGCGAGAAGATATCGCAACTGCGCCGACGTGTTTATGACCTTACCGGGCGGCTCTACAGCTTGGAAGATAACATCCCTTCGACTTCGGAGATGCGCGTCGCCGTTCCGCGACGGCTGGTGCAAACGCCACCGGCCCAGATCGGCCCTTGCCCGGTTGTGAAAATCTCCCACGCGGACGGGACGAAGTTCTACCTGGGCAATGATAACTGGGCGCTGGTGCGTTTTTCCGGGACCGAGCCGATCCTGCGTCTGTTTGTCGAGGCTGATTCACCTGAGAAGGCCAGCGCGTTGATCCAGCATCTTCGGGAATTTGTTACCAAGTAA
- a CDS encoding GDSL-type esterase/lipase family protein, producing MKIKQSLLSGLFLALALTIGTAGTLVDLKLAGDWKVVVTVNEPHARTKTVRVSPPEIVNVVAEKHASLPVFNPNAGGWAKGAQLSGVRAQETTTPYLLDPASLVLRAGPKRDSLVLRRGQDYEADLDWGTIGRCPQSALKEGQPAFASYRFARLRIDALVQTRGGRIVLRQGEPRSAAPLPPNIKQDERHLANIWLPGRLERLGPEHLFPVLESAYPEPPKPNPSPAERLLPRTIRKLQSGERLRVLAWGDSVTVGTYVPDWERNRWQEQFVARLKTRYPQANIELLTEAWGGRNTGTYLAEPPGSEHNYREKVLATKPDLIVSEFVNDAGLNPAQVNERYGKLLADFLGIGAEWVILTPHYVRPEWMGLSRERDVDDDPRPYVAGLRQFAAANNVALADASRRYGRLWRQGIPYSTLMLNSINHPDARGMKLFADALMELLP from the coding sequence ATGAAGATCAAACAGAGCCTTCTGTCCGGATTATTCCTGGCACTGGCGTTGACGATTGGCACCGCCGGCACCCTGGTTGACTTGAAGCTCGCAGGCGATTGGAAAGTGGTGGTGACCGTCAATGAACCACACGCCCGCACGAAGACCGTTCGCGTCAGCCCTCCGGAGATCGTTAACGTCGTGGCCGAGAAGCACGCCTCGCTGCCGGTATTCAATCCCAATGCTGGAGGCTGGGCCAAAGGGGCGCAGCTCAGCGGCGTCCGCGCGCAGGAAACCACTACGCCCTATTTGCTAGACCCTGCGAGCTTGGTGCTCCGGGCCGGACCAAAGCGGGACTCTCTGGTTCTTCGCCGGGGCCAGGATTACGAGGCCGACTTGGACTGGGGCACCATCGGTCGCTGCCCGCAAAGCGCCCTCAAGGAAGGCCAACCGGCGTTCGCCAGTTACCGTTTTGCCCGGCTTCGCATTGACGCCTTGGTGCAGACGCGCGGGGGCCGGATCGTGCTGCGGCAGGGGGAGCCGCGCTCCGCCGCACCCCTGCCGCCTAATATCAAGCAGGACGAGCGGCACCTGGCGAACATCTGGCTGCCGGGCCGGCTGGAGCGGCTTGGGCCAGAGCATTTGTTTCCGGTGCTGGAATCGGCTTATCCCGAGCCGCCCAAGCCTAACCCCTCCCCCGCCGAGCGGCTCCTGCCTCGCACCATCCGCAAACTCCAATCGGGGGAGCGCCTCCGCGTATTGGCCTGGGGCGACAGCGTCACCGTGGGCACCTACGTGCCAGATTGGGAGCGCAACCGCTGGCAGGAACAATTTGTGGCGCGCCTGAAGACTCGTTATCCACAGGCGAATATCGAGCTGCTGACCGAAGCCTGGGGCGGGCGCAATACCGGCACCTACCTGGCCGAACCGCCGGGCAGCGAGCATAACTATCGGGAGAAGGTGCTCGCCACCAAGCCCGATCTGATTGTCTCAGAGTTCGTGAATGATGCGGGCCTGAATCCGGCGCAGGTCAACGAGCGTTACGGGAAGCTGCTGGCGGATTTCCTGGGCATCGGCGCCGAGTGGGTCATTCTGACGCCCCATTACGTGCGGCCCGAGTGGATGGGTCTGAGCCGCGAACGCGACGTGGACGATGACCCGCGCCCTTACGTTGCGGGGCTGCGCCAGTTCGCCGCGGCGAATAATGTCGCCCTGGCGGACGCCTCCCGCCGCTACGGGCGGCTTTGGCGGCAGGGGATTCCTTATAGCACGCTCATGCTCAACTCCATCAACCATCCCGACGCGCGCGGTATGAAGCTGTTCGCCGACGCGCTGATGGAGCTTCTTCCCTGA
- a CDS encoding LytTR family DNA-binding domain-containing protein, with product MQGRARFGWRANRVFAPSLLNTSPLTPRSVRTRGQTLPCRATCCSDHLAGHLPPPSKSSTPPKSHGLLEGFCAEPHPEEQIALNSNNRLLLLRLADIDWLESSDNGVALHIGKEIHLLDNSFAAVTTKLPRARFLRISTSALVNFGRIKCLRPMCQGEWRVLLRNGTRLILTRGYGEHLRQAGWFLSPSVRPLVRSRIPAGRSPGK from the coding sequence ATGCAAGGTCGAGCTCGATTCGGCTGGCGGGCGAACAGGGTGTTCGCCCCGAGCCTTCTGAATACAAGCCCGCTGACCCCCAGGTCAGTGCGCACTCGAGGCCAAACGCTCCCTTGCCGAGCCACCTGCTGCTCAGATCACCTTGCCGGGCATCTCCCCCCTCCGTCCAAGTCTTCCACCCCACCCAAATCCCACGGGCTTCTGGAAGGCTTCTGCGCTGAGCCGCATCCGGAAGAGCAGATCGCCCTCAACTCCAACAACCGGCTTCTCCTGTTACGGCTCGCGGATATTGACTGGCTGGAATCCTCCGATAACGGCGTGGCACTGCACATCGGCAAAGAGATCCACTTGCTCGACAACAGCTTTGCGGCGGTGACGACCAAACTGCCGCGCGCCCGTTTCCTGCGCATCAGCACTTCTGCGCTGGTGAACTTCGGGCGGATCAAGTGCCTGCGGCCCATGTGCCAGGGTGAATGGCGAGTGCTCCTGCGCAATGGCACGCGGCTGATCCTCACCCGCGGCTACGGCGAGCACCTCCGCCAGGCCGGCTGGTTCCTATCACCGTCAGTTAGACCGTTGGTCCGTTCCCGCATACCCGCGGGAAGATCACCTGGGAAGTAG